The proteins below are encoded in one region of Helianthus annuus cultivar XRQ/B chromosome 2, HanXRQr2.0-SUNRISE, whole genome shotgun sequence:
- the LOC110890759 gene encoding transcription factor DICHOTOMA yields the protein MYPSLNNNGSKPQMSSSNLSNYHNDSFHSKTPQEPYHTPSCFSFLLPSPIYTPLEDESAFCELFQQQQFLSNDHNHNLLVHEMSNNVGECSNKKGKITTNDGDDDHCDVNTHVEPDKDSPRKIPSNRDRHSKINTAQGPRDRRMRLSLDVAKKFFGLQDLLGFDKASKTIDWLLTESKTAILDLLPDHSCSFMDVSNSTSSTSECEVVSGIGDQFMVKTGDDQATTKTKAKSSSGNNKKQKEKITRVRKCADLQHPLAKETRVRARQRARERTIQKQNNYYNHGVGQDSTFGPFLDQVMDQDVNQLGSWSTFQESPHKSIDQVNQMSSNFQYNRGFVGDNSSLSLLENYIFSYKSFLQISHNLFFVTIFLQFFDKKENNKTFPQISYKIATQ from the coding sequence ATGTATCCTTCTTTGAACAACAATGGTTCTAAGCCACAAATGAGTTCTTCAAATCTCAGTAATTATCACAATGACAGCTTCCACTCGAAAACCCCTCAAGAACCTTATCATACTCCATCTTGTTTTTCGTTTCTCCTTCCATCCCCTATTTACACTCCATTAGAAGATGAATCTGCCTTCTGTGAGCTATTCCAACAACAACAGTTTTTGTCAAATGATCATAACCACAACCTTCTAGTTCATGAGATGTCTAATAATGTGGGAGAATGTAGCAACAAAAAGGGAAAAATCACAACAAACGATGGAGACGATGATCATTGCGATGTTAATACTCATGTTGAGCCTGATAAGGACAGTCCAAGGAAGATTCCATCTAATAGAGACAGGCATAGCAAGATCAACACGGCTCAAGGTCCCAGAGATCGAAGGATGAGGTTGTCCCTTGATGTAGCTAAAAAGTTTTTTGGGTTGCAAGATCTGCTTGGGTTTGATAAAGCAAGCAAGACGATTGATTGGCTCCTTACCGAATCAAAAACCGCCATTCTAGATCTCCTTCCTGACCATAGCTGCAGCTTTATGGATGTATCCAACAGTACATCTTCTACTTCAGAATGTGAGGTTGTGTCTGGGATTGGTGATCAGTTTATGGTCAAGACTGGAGATGATCAAGCAACTACAAAAACTAAGGCAAAGTCTTCTTCTGGAAACAACAAAAAACAGAAAGAAAAGATTACTAGGGTTAGAAAGTGTGCAGATTTGCAACACCCTCTTGCTAAAGAaacaagggtaagagcaagacaAAGGGCAAGGGAGAGGACAATCCAAAAGCAGAATAATTACTACAACCATGGTGTTGGTCAAGACTCAACATTTGGACCATTTCTAGATCAGGTAATGGATCAAGATGTAAACCAGTTAGGATCTTGGAGTACCTTTCAAGAAAGTCCGCATAAAAGCATCGATCAAGTTAATCAAATGAGCTCGAACTTCCAGTATAACCGCGGATTTGTTGGTGACAATTCTTCGCtgtcactactagaaaactacaTTTTTTCCTACAAAAGTTTCCTACAAATTTCCCACAACTTATTTTTTGTTACAATTTTCCTACAATTTTTTGACAAAAAAGAAAACAACAAAACTTTtccacaaatttcctacaaaattGCTACACAATAA